The proteins below are encoded in one region of Paenisporosarcina cavernae:
- the rpmB gene encoding 50S ribosomal protein L28 has product MPKQCVITGRKARSGNARSHAMNANKRTWGANLQKVRILVNGKPKRVWVSARALKSGKVERV; this is encoded by the coding sequence ATGCCAAAACAATGCGTAATTACAGGACGTAAAGCTCGTTCAGGTAACGCTCGTTCCCACGCTATGAATGCCAACAAACGTACTTGGGGTGCAAACCTTCAAAAAGTCCGTATTTTAGTAAATGGTAAACCAAAACGTGTATGGGTTTCTGCAAGAGCATTAAAATCAGGTAAAGTTGAACGCGTTTAA